One Gossypium hirsutum isolate 1008001.06 chromosome A11, Gossypium_hirsutum_v2.1, whole genome shotgun sequence genomic window carries:
- the LOC107897849 gene encoding probable inactive leucine-rich repeat receptor kinase XIAO — protein sequence MFDSAMAYQYQPCFFLLLFLLFSVNASVLAFQKRSKISAVDLAALSAIKDCLTDIPGSRFFSTWDFTAPDPCSSFTGVTCGFNDRVTILSLGTGLSDSPGLAGSLSPALSNLTQLTQLILFPGLVTGPIPPQLGQLTSFRVISLTNNRLTGPIPPSFSTLPFLHTLDLSSNRLTGSIPQGLMKLPSLKVMVLSWNELTGELPRTVSAQLLHLDLKKNKISGPLPRLPSTVRYLSVSENWMWGPLKALESLSKLVYLDVSMNQFSGPIPASLFLNPSLTSLFLQRNNLSGGLPSSIKMDPTFQSYGGQGSIVDLSHNFITGDITPFLAGVETLFLNNNHFTGSVPEEYVKSVYDGTTKTLYLQHNYLSRFPLPQGSTLPDTVSLCLSYNCMVPPVEISACPASAGSHPSRPQLQCSVFTHRGFTN from the coding sequence atgtttgattCAGCAATGGCTTACCAGTACCAGCCATGTTTTTTCCTCCTCCTTTTTCTGCTGTTTTCTGTCAATGCGTCTGTTCTAGCATTTCAGAAACGATCCAAGATCAGTGCCGTTGATCTGGCGGCGCTGTCAGCCATCAAAGACTGTCTGACAGACATTCCAGGCTCAAGATTCTTCTCCACTTGGGACTTCACCGCACCAGATCCTTGCTCCTCATTCACCGGCGTCACCTGCGGTTTCAACGACCGAGTCACCATTCTGTCGCTCGGCACTGGCCTTTCCGACTCGCCTGGCCTCGCTGGCTCCCTCTCCCCTGCTCTTTCCAACCTTACCCAGCTAACCCAACTCATCCTCTTCCCTGGTCTCGTCACCGGTCCCATCCCTCCCCAACTGGGTCAACTCACTAGTTTTCGAGTCATTTCCTTGACCAACAACCGTTTAACAGGACCCATACCACCCTCCTTTTCTACTCTCCCCTTCTTGCACACTCTGGATCTGAGTTCAAACCGGCTCACCGGGTCCATCCCGCAAGGCCTCATGAAGCTTCCATCTTTAAAAGTTATGGTGTTGAGCTGGAACGAGTTAACAGGGGAGTTACCCAGAACAGTGTCGGCGCAGTTATTACACTTGGATTTGAAGAAGAACAAGATCAGCGGACCGTTGCCAAGGTTACCGTCAACTGTCCGTTACTTGTCAGTGTCGGAGAACTGGATGTGGGGCCCACTCAAGGCCCTGGAATCGCTATCCAAGTTAGTGTACCTGGACGTTAGCATGAACCAATTCAGTGGGCCCATCCCGGCTTCACTCTTCTTAAACCCCTCCCTCACTTCACTGTTTTTGCAACGGAACAATTTATCGGGTGGCCTCCCATCATCAATCAAGATGGACCCCACCTTCCAATCCTACGGCGGCCAGGGATCCATCGTGGACTTGAGCCATAACTTCATCACGGGGGATATAACCCCCTTCTTGGCTGGGGTGGAGACTCTCTTCTTGAACAATAACCATTTCACTGGGTCTGTACCTGAGGAGTACGTGAAAAGCGTGTACGACGGCACCACCAAAACTTTGTATTTGCAGCATAACTATCTATCCAGATTCCCATTACCTCAAGGTTCCACTCTGCCTGATACCGTCTCCTTGTGCTTGTCCTACAATTGCATGGTGCCGCCCGTTGAGATATCAGCCTGCCCGGCCAGTGCCGGAAGCCACCCCTCCAGGCCGCAATTGCAATGTTCCGTATTCACCCATCGTGGCTTCACCAACTGA